One genomic region from Amphiprion ocellaris isolate individual 3 ecotype Okinawa chromosome 20, ASM2253959v1, whole genome shotgun sequence encodes:
- the LOC118471119 gene encoding uncharacterized protein LOC118471119 codes for MMSKMDCEVRRVITPVDVVQRNNLLVEGIAEMSGKWSKRWPDVDRPWPVQGTLNPDVIETMQVLVSTHEAGQKRGKKGWRCMEKRRMELGMLKLFENEGQKLLKAVKGRREQKVEAGEQLVEKIDAPFSHVASMKKPPPNEKEVKFADVYPQLPVLRKGGDCCIRDEAVGGYDPVVGRILAKAEKRGDERVQRGGLGEEETDESEDGDSDEDSESERQWVLREVESRRGKVSDKMCPVVVRGQNLEYKPWQNTDVSDILEQLQTLQDGAYPWISKLEEVLVGTQPAMGDIKRLLASLLGVPVMEEILQQVGLNRYVATVVNDADLFAASRGRMWRALRDTFPTNIHPDNILVEPLGPEENPRAYVWGAHQMWRNVTGNDPEVNQMEKLILRGKIQRGLPLPVRSRLAEVVSLGSMTRAAYTDHVAHLVELHRKKERAQKQQDEEMLRKPHQMQLVESRREACSD; via the coding sequence ATGATGTCAAAGATGGACTGTGAAGTTAGGAGAGTGATTACGCCGGTTGATGTAGTCCAAAGGAACAATCTGCTTGTTGAAGGTATTGCAGAGATGTCAGGGAAGTGGAGCAAGCGATGGCCTGATGTCGACCGACCTTGGCCAGTACAGGGGACTCTCAATCCTGATGTGATAGAGACGATGCAGGTGCTGGTGTCCACCCATGAAGCAGGCCAGAAGAGAGGGAAGAAAGGATGGAGATGCATGGAGAAGAGACGGATGGAGCTGGGTATGCTGAAGTTGTTTGAAAATGAAGGACAGAAGTTGTTGAAGGCTGTGAAGGGAAGGAGAGAGCAGAAGGTCGAGGCAGGAGAGCAGCTAGTGGAGAAGATTGATGCACCTTTCTCACATGTGGCTTCGATGAAGAAGCCCCCACCTAATGAGAAGGAGGTGAAGTTTGCTGATGTTTATCCTCAGCTCCCAGTGCTTAGAAAGGGGGGTGACTGTTGCATCAGAGATGAGGCTGTTGGAGGATATGATCCAGTAGTGGGAAGGATTTTGGCTAAAGCAGAGAAGAGAGGTGATGAGAGAGTGCAGAGAGGAGGTCTAGGAGAGGAGGAGACTGATGAGAGTGAGGATGGAGACAGTGATGAAGATTCTGAGAGTGAGAGACAGTGGGTTTTAAGAGAAGTTGAGAGTAGGAGAGGAAAGGTGTCAGATAAGATGTGTCCAGTGGTTGTTAGAGGCCAGAATCTGGAATACAAGCCTTGGCAGAATACTGATGTGTCAGATATACTTGAGCAGTTGCAGACTCTTCAAGATGGGGCATATCCTTGGATTTCGAAGCTAGAGGAGGTCCTAGTGGGAACACAACCTGCCATGGGAGATATTAAGCGACTCTTAGCTAGTCTCCTGGGTGTTCCTGTGATGGAGGAGATCCTACAACAGGTGGGTCTTAACAGATATGTGGCAACTGTGGTGAATGATGCAGATCTCTTTGCTGCAAGTAGAGGTAGGATGTGGAGAGCACTGAGGGATACGTTCCCAACGAACATACATCCGGATAATATTTTGGTTGAGCCACTGGGTCCAGAGGAGAATCCGAGGGCCTATGTGTGGGGGGCTCATCAGATGTGGAGAAATGTCACAGGAAATGACCCAGAAGTGAACCAGATGGAGAAGTTGATTCTGCGAGGTAAAATACAGAGGGGGTTGCCCCTACCAGTGAGGAGTAGATTGGCAGAAGTGGTTTCTCTGGGGAGCATGACGAGAGCTGCCTACACAGATCATGTGGCTCATCTGGTGGAGCTACACAGGAAGAAGGAGCGTGCTCAGAAACAGCAGGATGAGGAGATGCTTAGGAAACCACATCAGATGCAGCTGGTGGAATCTAGGAGAGAGGCTTGTAGTGACTAG